A single region of the Polyangiaceae bacterium genome encodes:
- a CDS encoding choice-of-anchor L domain-containing protein yields MNKWLVFVGGALMAVACGGSGSNAGLGSGGGSGSGSGGSGATAGGDGGTSCSPACGAGQYCSAAGVCVSGCNGDSDCSGATPKCNPTSHQCSECATESDCSAGKICSGGSCVEGCSPTQPCADASKTCCNNTCLALDADPQNCGACGNACSGFANAVGACENGACKIGACNTGYADCDGNGANGCETTGGCVCNPGETQSCYQGAAGTEGVGTCVGGTQTCKDDGSGYGPCVGQVLPVKEICANGLDEDCNGTPDDVADVDGDGWTECDGDCCETPAQCSKPEAVNPGAYEYPGNLVDDDCDPGTPDTAPTACSTAAKFTGVTPEDVAKAIDLCQFADANAPLGQKKWGVVKAEFLLANGSTPSAAQLTNLQNWQSAVMTDYGTGGIVPKNGPTFAGISSGRMRDMNDPGYPGSPSTSIGVNSQPPAAYLAAHGNALPASQGCSGTCPSGSGANDPVNVRLTIRVPTNAKSFSYQFRFFSYEYWTYQCTSYNDFYLALLQTGAAGIPADKNISFDSLTNPVSVNNGFFDVCQVKGCNTCPGGTGELAGTGMGTTGGGTVWLTTTAPVVPGETMQIEFMIFDVSDTILDSLTILDNFQWSIDPSSVGTHSG; encoded by the coding sequence ATGAACAAGTGGCTTGTCTTCGTGGGTGGCGCGTTGATGGCAGTGGCGTGCGGTGGGTCCGGCAGCAATGCCGGCCTGGGCAGCGGCGGCGGTTCCGGCTCGGGCTCGGGCGGCAGCGGCGCGACGGCGGGCGGCGACGGCGGCACCAGCTGCAGCCCCGCGTGCGGCGCCGGGCAATACTGCAGCGCCGCGGGGGTGTGCGTCTCGGGCTGCAATGGAGACAGCGACTGCAGCGGCGCCACGCCGAAGTGCAATCCCACGTCGCACCAGTGCAGCGAGTGCGCCACCGAGAGCGACTGCAGCGCGGGCAAGATCTGCAGCGGCGGCAGTTGCGTGGAGGGCTGCTCGCCGACCCAGCCGTGCGCCGACGCGAGCAAGACCTGCTGCAACAACACGTGCTTGGCGCTGGACGCGGATCCGCAAAACTGCGGTGCGTGTGGCAACGCCTGCTCGGGGTTCGCCAACGCCGTGGGCGCCTGCGAGAACGGCGCGTGCAAGATCGGTGCGTGCAACACCGGCTACGCGGACTGCGACGGCAACGGCGCCAACGGCTGCGAGACTACCGGAGGATGCGTGTGCAACCCGGGGGAGACGCAGAGCTGCTACCAGGGCGCCGCGGGCACCGAGGGTGTCGGCACTTGCGTGGGCGGCACGCAGACGTGCAAGGACGACGGCTCCGGCTACGGTCCGTGCGTGGGCCAGGTGCTACCCGTGAAGGAGATCTGCGCCAACGGTCTGGACGAAGACTGCAACGGCACGCCGGACGACGTGGCGGATGTGGACGGTGACGGCTGGACCGAGTGCGACGGCGATTGCTGCGAGACGCCCGCCCAGTGCTCCAAGCCCGAGGCCGTGAACCCCGGCGCCTACGAATACCCGGGAAATCTGGTGGACGACGACTGCGACCCGGGCACCCCGGACACCGCGCCCACGGCCTGCAGCACGGCAGCGAAGTTCACCGGGGTCACGCCGGAAGACGTCGCCAAGGCCATCGACCTGTGTCAGTTCGCGGATGCGAACGCGCCGCTCGGCCAAAAGAAATGGGGCGTCGTCAAAGCCGAGTTCTTGCTGGCCAACGGCAGCACGCCGAGCGCCGCGCAGCTCACCAACCTCCAAAACTGGCAGTCCGCCGTGATGACGGACTACGGCACCGGCGGCATCGTGCCCAAGAACGGCCCCACCTTCGCGGGCATCTCGTCGGGCCGCATGCGGGACATGAACGATCCCGGCTACCCCGGCAGCCCGAGCACGTCGATCGGCGTCAACAGCCAACCGCCAGCGGCCTACCTCGCCGCCCATGGCAACGCGCTGCCCGCCTCCCAAGGATGCTCCGGCACCTGTCCTTCCGGTAGCGGCGCCAACGACCCCGTCAACGTACGCCTCACCATTCGCGTGCCCACCAACGCCAAGAGCTTCAGCTACCAGTTCCGCTTCTTCAGCTACGAGTACTGGACGTACCAGTGCACCAGCTACAACGACTTCTACCTGGCTCTGCTGCAAACCGGCGCCGCGGGCATACCGGCGGACAAGAACATCTCCTTCGATTCACTGACCAACCCGGTGAGCGTGAACAACGGCTTCTTCGACGTATGCCAGGTGAAGGGCTGCAACACCTGTCCCGGCGGCACCGGGGAGCTCGCCGGCACCGGCATGGGCACCACCGGCGGCGGCACCGTGTGGCTCACGACCACCGCGCCGGTCGTCCCCGGCGAGACCATGCAGATCGAGTTCATGATCTTCGACGTGAGCGACACCATCCTCGACTCCCTCACGATCCTCGACAATTTCCAGTGGAGCATCGACCCCAGCAGCGTCGGCACCCACAGCGGCTGA
- a CDS encoding Uma2 family endonuclease, with product MSQATKVVAAPYFPIHARSAQEEQRVLLEGVPWSTYVVLRDSIDSPGVRMTYLKGALEIMSASRAHEVSKKQIARLLELFCLERDIPLFGYGSTTFRREEKERGLEPDECYCRGEDKDVPDIALEVVVSHGSIDKLEVYRELGVREIWVFEAGAFSLFSLQGARYQPIAASEVLPEVDLAELASFAVAEDQHAALKAYQRAVRG from the coding sequence ATGAGTCAAGCTACGAAGGTGGTCGCAGCACCGTACTTCCCCATCCACGCCCGCTCCGCGCAGGAGGAGCAGCGCGTTCTGCTCGAAGGCGTGCCGTGGTCCACCTACGTGGTGCTTCGGGACTCGATAGACAGCCCGGGCGTCCGCATGACCTACCTGAAGGGGGCGCTCGAGATCATGAGCGCGTCGCGTGCGCACGAGGTATCGAAGAAGCAGATCGCTCGCTTGCTCGAGCTATTCTGCCTGGAGCGCGACATTCCCCTGTTCGGATACGGCTCCACTACCTTTCGGCGGGAAGAGAAGGAGCGCGGCCTCGAGCCCGACGAGTGCTATTGCCGGGGGGAGGACAAGGACGTTCCCGACATCGCGCTCGAGGTCGTGGTCAGCCACGGCAGCATCGACAAGCTGGAGGTGTATCGGGAGCTGGGGGTGCGCGAGATCTGGGTGTTCGAAGCGGGGGCGTTCTCGCTCTTCTCCCTGCAGGGCGCGCGCTACCAGCCCATCGCCGCGAGCGAGGTGCTGCCCGAGGTGGATCTCGCCGAGCTCGCGTCGTTTGCGGTGGCGGAAGATCAGCACGCGGCGTTGAAGGCCTACCAGCGGGCTGTGCGCGGCTGA
- a CDS encoding N-acetyltransferase, which yields MSFSLLSAAPAARIRASSTWRGPSTSPLDAKAVPWHRNGVIDPSARIHETAVIDDAAYIGANTAVWHFCHVMSEAEIGADCSFGQNCFVAKGVRVGRGCRVQNNVSLYQGVELEDDVFVGPSAVFTNVLRPRAFVSQKDAYAATRVRRGATIGANATVLPGLTVGSYSFVAAGATVTADVPDFALVAGVPARRIGWVSRRGVRLTFDAQGSATCPESGESYRLDGERVSAA from the coding sequence ATGTCGTTCTCCCTACTTTCCGCGGCACCTGCCGCTCGCATCCGAGCCTCCTCAACCTGGCGCGGCCCGTCAACTTCGCCGCTCGACGCAAAAGCGGTGCCATGGCATCGAAACGGCGTGATTGATCCCTCGGCGCGCATTCACGAGACGGCCGTCATCGACGACGCTGCCTACATTGGAGCCAACACCGCGGTCTGGCATTTCTGTCACGTGATGAGCGAAGCCGAGATCGGCGCCGACTGCTCTTTCGGACAGAACTGCTTCGTCGCCAAGGGCGTGCGCGTGGGGCGCGGATGCCGCGTGCAGAACAACGTGAGCTTGTATCAGGGTGTGGAGCTCGAAGACGACGTGTTCGTGGGGCCCAGCGCCGTCTTCACCAACGTGCTGCGGCCCCGCGCCTTCGTGTCGCAGAAGGACGCGTACGCCGCGACGCGCGTGCGCCGCGGCGCCACCATTGGCGCCAACGCGACGGTGCTACCGGGACTGACCGTGGGGTCGTATTCCTTCGTGGCCGCGGGCGCGACGGTCACGGCGGACGTCCCCGACTTTGCACTGGTGGCGGGCGTGCCGGCGCGTCGCATTGGCTGGGTGAGCCGCCGCGGCGTGCGGCTGACCTTCGACGCCCAGGGCAGCGCGACGTGCCCCGAGTCCGGCGAGAGCTATCGCCTCGACGGCGAACGCGTGTCCGCGGCGTGA
- a CDS encoding toxin-antitoxin system YwqK family antitoxin — MALRTSLLLSLFLAWGCTPATAAQVHSEEPTGEAAGSSALDQAPVDWWTTKTPCPAGATLKGSAPPGGNKVWCEKPDGTPHGAVTEWYDSGKKKLEQTYRDGKLEGRSEKWHESGQVAEEARYRGGDLEGNVVTYFPGGQKQSDCGYVGGKQVGPCVRFNADGVKIYEGDYREGKPYGTIKEYYDSGELKSQAEYRNGMKHGMYKAFHENGKLEREGKYAEDRMVGAWTFYRKDGSKQEASTLVDGKREGKVTRWFPNGVIEFEGQFKNGKKDGTWTYYDEEEGEPVKKELFKNDKKLSTKKLPGANKKKKK; from the coding sequence ATGGCCCTTCGCACTTCGCTGCTTTTGTCGCTGTTTCTGGCTTGGGGCTGCACGCCCGCGACCGCCGCTCAGGTTCACTCGGAGGAGCCCACGGGGGAGGCGGCCGGCAGCTCGGCCCTGGATCAGGCTCCGGTGGATTGGTGGACCACGAAGACGCCGTGTCCTGCGGGGGCCACGCTCAAGGGCAGCGCGCCACCCGGGGGCAACAAGGTGTGGTGCGAGAAGCCCGACGGCACGCCGCATGGCGCCGTGACGGAGTGGTACGACAGCGGCAAGAAGAAGCTCGAGCAGACCTATCGCGACGGCAAGCTCGAGGGCCGCTCGGAGAAGTGGCACGAGAGCGGACAGGTCGCCGAAGAGGCGCGCTACCGCGGGGGCGACCTGGAGGGAAACGTCGTCACCTATTTCCCCGGCGGTCAGAAGCAGAGCGACTGCGGCTACGTGGGCGGCAAGCAGGTGGGCCCCTGCGTTCGCTTCAACGCCGACGGCGTGAAGATCTACGAAGGGGATTACCGTGAGGGCAAGCCCTACGGCACCATCAAGGAGTACTACGACAGCGGCGAGCTCAAGAGCCAGGCGGAGTACCGCAATGGCATGAAGCACGGCATGTACAAAGCCTTCCACGAGAACGGCAAGCTCGAGCGTGAAGGAAAGTACGCCGAAGATCGCATGGTGGGCGCCTGGACGTTCTATCGCAAGGACGGCTCCAAGCAGGAGGCGAGCACGCTGGTGGACGGCAAGCGCGAGGGCAAGGTCACGCGCTGGTTCCCGAACGGCGTCATCGAGTTCGAAGGTCAGTTCAAGAACGGCAAGAAGGACGGCACCTGGACCTATTACGACGAAGAAGAGGGCGAGCCCGTCAAGAAAGAGCTGTTCAAGAACGACAAGAAGCTCAGCACCAAGAAGCTGCCCGGCGCCAACAAGAAGAAGAAGAAATAG
- a CDS encoding polysaccharide deacetylase family protein codes for MVRLAAVSVDLDEIPNYFAIHGLPPPQGDAAHAVYDVALSRLDALARAHELPLTLFAIGADTARKQNAAALRAMAESGHEIASHTLDHRYDLTRLSRAEMARQVRAAADVLEGATGQRPAGFRAPGYTVTDDLFSVLSAEGVLYDSSVFPCPPYYLAKAAAMTAIRLRGRASRSILDTPQVLRAPRRPYRVGRPYWQRGRGVLELPIQVTRGPRLPFIGTTLTLAGADRARWLTRMVLGEPLVNLELHGIDVLDESDGLTALRPHQPDVRVATPVKLDALGAVLTLLRREGYHFVRLDEAARAFA; via the coding sequence ATGGTGCGTCTGGCCGCCGTCAGCGTGGACCTCGACGAGATCCCGAATTACTTCGCGATCCACGGTCTCCCGCCGCCGCAGGGCGACGCCGCGCACGCGGTGTACGACGTGGCCCTCTCGCGCCTGGACGCGTTGGCCCGCGCTCATGAGCTACCCCTGACGTTGTTTGCCATTGGTGCCGATACGGCGCGGAAACAGAACGCGGCGGCCCTGCGCGCCATGGCGGAGAGTGGACACGAGATCGCGAGCCACACTTTGGACCACCGCTACGATCTCACACGGCTCTCCCGTGCGGAGATGGCGCGGCAAGTGCGCGCCGCGGCGGACGTGCTCGAAGGCGCGACGGGGCAGCGCCCCGCGGGCTTTCGCGCCCCGGGCTACACGGTGACGGACGACCTGTTCAGCGTGCTCTCCGCCGAGGGCGTGCTGTACGACTCCAGCGTGTTCCCGTGCCCGCCGTACTATCTGGCGAAGGCTGCGGCGATGACGGCCATCCGCCTGCGCGGGCGCGCGTCCCGGTCCATCTTGGATACGCCCCAGGTGCTGCGGGCGCCGCGACGTCCGTATCGCGTCGGGCGCCCCTACTGGCAGCGCGGCCGCGGCGTGTTGGAGCTGCCCATCCAAGTGACGCGGGGACCGCGACTTCCGTTCATCGGGACGACGCTCACGCTGGCCGGTGCGGATCGCGCACGGTGGCTCACGCGCATGGTGTTGGGCGAACCCTTGGTGAACCTCGAGCTGCACGGCATCGACGTGCTGGACGAGAGCGACGGCCTCACCGCGTTGCGACCGCACCAACCCGACGTCCGCGTGGCGACGCCCGTCAAGCTCGACGCCCTGGGCGCCGTGCTCACGCTCCTGCGGCGCGAGGGCTACCACTTCGTGCGCCTCGACGAAGCCGCCCGCGCCTTCGCGTAA
- a CDS encoding ABC transporter ATP-binding protein codes for MVLALPQYDDEPGVHIVVDQVCKRFGDFYALKNVDMTIHRGHIAVIIGGSGAGKTTLLKILIGLDKPTSGHVLVDGTDIAPMGERALNEVRQKFGMVFQYSALLDSMNVMENVAFPLREHTKLRDKEIRQRVKDKLAILKLEGTENRFPSQLSGGMRKRVGLARALMLEPEVLMYDEPTSGLDPISSRMVDDLILETRDRFGVTSVVISHDMAGALRIADSITLLDKGQVVAGGTPRQIVDSSHEMVRRFLDSSGIAAERLVSHS; via the coding sequence ATGGTGCTGGCGTTGCCTCAGTATGACGACGAACCCGGCGTGCACATCGTGGTCGACCAGGTGTGCAAGCGCTTCGGCGATTTCTACGCGCTGAAGAACGTCGACATGACCATCCATCGCGGTCACATCGCGGTGATCATCGGCGGGTCGGGTGCGGGCAAGACCACCCTGCTCAAGATCCTGATCGGCCTCGACAAGCCCACCAGCGGCCACGTGCTGGTGGACGGCACCGACATCGCACCCATGGGAGAACGGGCGTTGAACGAGGTGCGGCAGAAGTTCGGGATGGTGTTCCAGTACTCGGCGCTGCTCGACTCCATGAACGTGATGGAGAACGTGGCGTTTCCGCTGCGCGAGCACACCAAGCTCCGCGACAAGGAGATCCGCCAGCGGGTAAAGGACAAGCTCGCCATCCTCAAGCTCGAGGGCACCGAGAACCGCTTTCCCAGCCAGCTATCCGGCGGCATGCGCAAGCGCGTCGGGCTGGCCCGGGCCCTGATGCTCGAGCCCGAAGTGCTCATGTACGACGAGCCCACCAGCGGCCTCGACCCGATTTCGAGTCGCATGGTGGACGACCTCATTCTCGAGACACGGGATCGTTTCGGCGTGACCAGCGTCGTCATCAGCCACGACATGGCCGGCGCCCTGCGCATCGCCGACAGCATCACCCTGCTCGACAAGGGTCAGGTCGTCGCCGGCGGCACACCGCGACAAATCGTAGACAGCTCCCACGAAATGGTGCGCCGCTTCCTCGACTCCAGCGGCATCGCCGCCGAGCGTCTCGTCAGCCACAGCTGA